Proteins encoded in a region of the Candidatus Obscuribacter sp. genome:
- a CDS encoding tetratricopeptide repeat protein produces the protein MPNRYLPLFVTLVVLSCSAAWAQSNEQMLKEFADKLETTNGRKPTRFELEDICEKLSTIIKESPANAEALRLRSVARVEVGEPQGALEDIAASLTLEPKNVKALTQNAIIKSFSDDPAGAIKAYEDAIKAGADTALVYTNMGSLYERVGQPAKAIECFDKAIAREGGKASDLARALRAIALTNAKEYEKSISDCDIALKTNLPGMLVNELHKTRGMDLFFLSRYKEALVEFDIAANTMPDGPGKGLVVFVRGACRDKLGDKEKALEDLALSQKLGFRKPGSPPPDRVAPVDAELEHAVDPLIVQARKTLPQFKERCLKGMASGFRPSVTTRLRQGPRLEQVFVSVDSWQDNVIKGRLLSQVKLTNYKLGQTLEVPEAEVIDWTIVDPHGVEEGNLIGKFIDQWIDKKKPEEDKK, from the coding sequence ATGCCAAATCGCTATCTGCCTTTGTTTGTCACTTTAGTTGTATTGTCCTGCTCAGCCGCCTGGGCTCAAAGTAATGAGCAAATGCTCAAAGAATTTGCCGATAAGCTTGAGACCACAAATGGGCGCAAACCGACAAGATTTGAATTGGAAGATATTTGCGAAAAGCTCTCTACCATCATCAAAGAGTCGCCTGCTAACGCTGAGGCCCTGAGGCTGAGAAGTGTCGCCAGAGTGGAGGTAGGTGAGCCTCAAGGAGCACTGGAAGATATCGCTGCCAGTCTTACCCTGGAGCCTAAAAACGTTAAAGCATTAACTCAAAATGCCATAATTAAATCGTTTAGTGATGACCCAGCTGGTGCCATTAAGGCTTATGAGGATGCCATCAAAGCTGGTGCTGATACCGCTCTTGTTTACACCAATATGGGGTCACTCTATGAGCGTGTGGGACAGCCAGCCAAAGCAATCGAGTGCTTTGACAAAGCTATTGCTAGAGAAGGCGGCAAGGCCTCAGATCTAGCTAGGGCTTTGCGTGCTATTGCTTTGACAAATGCTAAGGAATACGAGAAGAGCATAAGTGACTGCGATATCGCTCTTAAAACCAATTTGCCTGGCATGCTCGTCAACGAGTTGCATAAGACTCGCGGCATGGATTTGTTTTTTTTGAGTCGCTACAAAGAAGCTCTGGTCGAGTTTGATATTGCCGCTAACACTATGCCAGACGGTCCAGGCAAAGGACTTGTTGTATTTGTACGTGGGGCATGCCGTGACAAGCTAGGCGACAAAGAGAAAGCACTGGAGGATCTAGCACTCTCTCAAAAGCTCGGCTTTAGAAAACCAGGCTCACCGCCACCGGACCGTGTCGCGCCTGTCGATGCCGAACTCGAGCATGCCGTGGATCCATTAATTGTGCAAGCACGTAAGACCTTGCCGCAGTTTAAGGAGCGTTGTCTTAAGGGGATGGCCTCAGGATTTAGACCAAGTGTGACCACAAGATTGCGTCAAGGTCCTCGTCTGGAGCAGGTCTTTGTTAGCGTGGATAGCTGGCAAGACAATGTCATCAAAGGACGCTTGCTCAGCCAGGTAAAGTTGACTAACTATAAATTGGGACAGACTTTAGAAGTGCCCGAAGCCGAAGTGA
- a CDS encoding 26S protease regulatory subunit, which yields MAQKKKDLSNLLLSVLNKHFDGLPLSELVTANRLFPPTARPDLQKALEQIFASDFAAKLYGCHRDYSFQTLTFTDFLVIDHHAVTMAPVQYDEIDVGEPQPRRCLRQALWTCRSGDIPFAVVLAVADGHRQEGISLDIAVPGSESAIELSHKFLEKLEKMVNESGSYRGKVISLEQGSRYSGQAGTVRVHKLRQVERDEVILPAKTLQLLERNVTDFIKQRKALHQLGMAVKKGLLFYGPPGTGKTHTIHYLANCLPDHTTLLITAGQVGLLEEYCLLARFLQPAMVIIEDADLIARDRNDMNSPCEESLLNKLLNEMDGLREDAEIIFVLTTNRPEQLESALASRPGRIDQAIEFPLPDADGRRKLIRLYARGLPLADELLETIIKRTEHASPAFIKELMRRSAQYYLQSGAGSQLQDENVKVALEDMLFSGGTLNLKLLGGDLAEAL from the coding sequence ATGGCCCAGAAGAAAAAAGACTTGAGCAATCTGTTACTGAGCGTCTTGAACAAACATTTTGACGGACTGCCGCTATCTGAACTGGTCACGGCCAATCGACTCTTCCCTCCCACGGCCAGACCAGACTTGCAAAAGGCACTGGAGCAAATATTTGCCTCGGATTTTGCCGCAAAGCTTTACGGATGTCACAGAGACTACTCATTCCAAACACTCACGTTTACTGACTTTTTGGTGATAGATCATCACGCAGTGACAATGGCGCCGGTGCAATATGACGAAATTGACGTGGGCGAGCCACAACCACGCAGATGTCTCAGACAAGCACTCTGGACCTGTCGGTCCGGTGATATACCCTTTGCTGTGGTGCTGGCGGTAGCAGACGGTCACAGGCAAGAGGGTATCAGTCTAGACATAGCAGTACCTGGCAGTGAAAGCGCCATTGAACTATCACACAAGTTTTTAGAAAAACTAGAAAAGATGGTCAACGAGAGTGGCTCGTACCGCGGCAAAGTTATCTCGCTTGAACAAGGTTCAAGATACTCGGGTCAAGCAGGCACAGTAAGAGTGCACAAATTGAGACAAGTAGAGCGCGATGAAGTTATCTTGCCAGCAAAAACGCTACAACTACTGGAGCGCAACGTCACAGACTTTATCAAACAGCGCAAAGCACTGCACCAGCTAGGCATGGCAGTAAAAAAGGGGCTGCTCTTCTATGGACCACCAGGTACAGGCAAAACACACACAATCCATTATCTGGCCAATTGCTTACCGGATCACACCACTCTGCTTATCACTGCTGGTCAAGTTGGTCTATTGGAAGAATATTGTTTGCTGGCAAGATTTTTGCAACCAGCAATGGTGATCATTGAAGACGCTGACTTAATAGCGCGTGATCGCAATGATATGAACAGTCCCTGCGAAGAAAGCCTGCTCAACAAACTATTGAACGAAATGGATGGACTGAGAGAAGATGCTGAAATAATATTTGTACTCACCACAAACAGACCAGAGCAATTGGAAAGTGCTCTGGCATCAAGACCTGGACGTATTGACCAGGCGATTGAATTTCCGCTGCCAGATGCCGATGGGCGACGCAAGCTCATTAGGCTCTACGCCAGAGGCCTACCGCTAGCAGATGAGCTTTTGGAGACCATCATAAAACGCACTGAGCATGCCAGTCCTGCCTTTATCAAAGAGTTGATGAGACGCTCAGCGCAGTACTACTTACAGAGTGGTGCCGGCAGCCAATTGCAAGACGAAAACGTAAAAGTAGCGTTGGAGGATATGCTTTTTAGTGGTGGCACACTAAATCTCAAGCTGCTCGGTGGAGATCTTGCTGAAGCCTTGTAG
- a CDS encoding tetratricopeptide repeat protein — protein MTTCIRVLKLTPRQLIGATLLSALALVSIGVTFKHFIRMHHCAPVVCGRSLPVDPESGKKFVQWFTENAIDYKQDMASHENYLRGWADPRAVEKIDKIFAIKDYCNTNSVDFVPAYFWPSEIQKDGTLKVGIKGDLINSGQQKIKSLRLKLIYTVRRDQAGYRIQKVKLQYIKARDIQEFLQPTSNQEPTSHNALAVLHFKWGQHNMLREQYSSAKHCFTAAIEQNPDFASAYTMRADAENKLKDLDSARADLDKAIAIAPEEWPSYFNRAILSSEYSIHDFEDYSRVTALCPGYPCAYINRAPMQEQYGTRQRALDDYNRYINLEPQNTHGYSSKADLELRTGSLLGAYLDCNKAIELDPQNGRAYFTRGQLRQKFFDQGGAMQDFKKASSLPSLY, from the coding sequence ATGACTACCTGTATTAGAGTGCTAAAACTGACGCCCAGGCAGCTAATCGGAGCAACGCTACTGAGCGCTCTTGCTCTTGTATCTATTGGCGTAACGTTTAAGCACTTCATACGAATGCATCACTGTGCACCTGTTGTGTGCGGTCGCTCATTGCCAGTGGACCCAGAGTCTGGCAAAAAGTTTGTGCAATGGTTTACTGAAAACGCTATAGATTACAAACAAGACATGGCCAGTCATGAAAATTACCTTCGTGGATGGGCAGACCCGCGTGCAGTAGAAAAAATTGACAAGATATTTGCGATAAAAGACTATTGCAATACCAACTCAGTAGATTTTGTGCCAGCCTACTTCTGGCCGTCAGAGATACAAAAAGATGGCACCCTTAAGGTGGGCATAAAAGGCGATCTGATCAACTCTGGTCAGCAAAAAATCAAATCACTTAGACTAAAGCTAATTTATACAGTAAGGCGAGATCAGGCTGGTTACCGCATCCAAAAGGTCAAACTGCAGTATATAAAAGCCCGCGACATTCAAGAGTTTTTGCAGCCAACTTCAAATCAAGAGCCGACATCACATAACGCGCTTGCAGTGTTGCATTTTAAGTGGGGACAGCACAATATGCTAAGGGAGCAATATTCATCAGCTAAGCATTGCTTTACTGCCGCGATAGAACAAAACCCAGACTTTGCCTCTGCTTACACAATGCGAGCTGACGCCGAAAACAAATTGAAAGACTTAGATAGCGCCAGAGCAGATCTAGATAAAGCTATTGCCATTGCACCGGAAGAATGGCCGTCCTATTTTAATCGAGCAATTCTATCAAGCGAATACTCAATTCATGACTTTGAAGATTACTCTCGTGTCACAGCGCTCTGCCCTGGCTATCCCTGTGCGTACATCAACCGAGCACCAATGCAAGAGCAATACGGTACCAGACAAAGAGCACTGGATGACTACAACAGATATATCAACCTTGAGCCCCAAAATACACACGGCTACTCAAGCAAAGCCGACCTGGAGTTGCGCACTGGTAGCTTACTTGGTGCATACCTGGACTGCAATAAAGCAATCGAATTAGATCCACAAAACGGCAGGGCATATTTCACAAGAGGACAATTACGCCAAAAGTTTTTTGATCAAGGCGGCGCCATGCAAGACTTCAAAAAAGCATCAAGCTTACCAAGCCTCTATTAA
- a CDS encoding FAD-dependent monooxygenase, translated as MTIPVLITGAGPTGLTLAADLKRRGIDFRIIDKAEHATAYSKAIVLHARTLELLENMGVVERFLEHGLPIRGSNFYAQGKRIVHLNMDEIESHFKYILAIPQNKTEELLASVVEVGGTKVERSCELIGFEDMGDYIQATVRHLADNHREEIIKCDFLVGTDGAHSIVRKKLGFTFEGEQYEEIFGAADVACELQGDEVHGYLSETGLVAFFPFGEGRYRIIFDVLDGKFNGKVVDPNEPLTLELVNEVVSSRGPKDLKLDDPRWMSWFKIHRRFADSYRKGRAFIAGDAAHIHSPVGGVGMNTGMQDALNLGWKLALVIKGQARFELLDTYEEERRKVGQTVLKATHLATKFVTLRHPVALSIRNNLMHILATQELVQQRILRAGSLTGVSYRGSSISTESHPPIDDSISRSFRHNGTEEGEKPGFGSWIEFARAPVAGDRMLDGEFLNVDSRIERLNERMSSSKFHLLLFDGYVDSEEGYKCFEAIEKYIGWSYKDLIEVHVVVPKSPGEGKMPAFKSVIYDNERTLHKLYGASSECLYLIRPDGYIAFRSQPANNDELAKYLHQMFVEAG; from the coding sequence ATGACCATCCCAGTATTGATAACAGGCGCAGGACCAACGGGTTTGACCCTGGCCGCTGATTTAAAGAGACGCGGTATTGATTTTAGAATCATCGATAAAGCCGAGCATGCTACTGCTTACTCCAAGGCTATCGTGCTCCACGCCCGCACCCTGGAGCTTTTAGAAAATATGGGTGTGGTCGAGCGGTTTCTCGAGCACGGTTTGCCTATTCGCGGTAGCAATTTTTATGCGCAAGGCAAGCGTATCGTCCATCTCAATATGGATGAAATCGAATCACATTTTAAATACATCCTGGCTATTCCACAAAACAAGACCGAGGAGCTGCTTGCGTCTGTGGTGGAAGTGGGCGGAACCAAAGTCGAACGCTCCTGTGAACTGATTGGGTTTGAGGATATGGGTGACTATATCCAGGCCACCGTGAGACATCTGGCTGACAATCACCGTGAAGAAATCATCAAATGTGATTTTTTGGTAGGTACTGACGGCGCTCATAGTATTGTGCGTAAAAAACTTGGCTTTACTTTTGAGGGCGAGCAATACGAAGAGATTTTTGGTGCCGCTGACGTTGCCTGCGAATTGCAGGGTGATGAAGTCCACGGTTACCTCTCTGAAACAGGACTTGTAGCATTCTTTCCTTTTGGAGAGGGACGCTATCGCATCATCTTTGATGTGCTTGATGGCAAGTTTAATGGCAAGGTAGTTGATCCCAATGAGCCTCTGACTCTTGAGCTAGTCAATGAAGTGGTCAGCTCCCGTGGACCAAAAGATTTGAAGTTAGACGATCCCAGGTGGATGAGCTGGTTTAAAATCCATCGTCGCTTTGCTGATAGTTATCGCAAAGGACGAGCTTTTATCGCTGGCGATGCGGCTCATATCCATAGCCCCGTCGGTGGTGTCGGCATGAATACCGGCATGCAAGACGCACTCAATCTGGGTTGGAAGCTTGCTCTGGTGATAAAAGGGCAGGCGCGCTTTGAGCTTTTAGATACATACGAAGAAGAGCGTCGCAAAGTCGGACAAACTGTGCTCAAAGCAACCCATCTGGCTACTAAATTTGTCACATTGAGACACCCGGTGGCTCTCAGCATACGCAACAACCTGATGCACATACTAGCTACGCAAGAGCTAGTCCAGCAGCGCATTTTGCGCGCCGGCAGTCTGACTGGTGTGAGTTACCGCGGCTCAAGTATTTCTACTGAGAGTCATCCCCCAATCGATGATTCTATCAGTCGCTCATTTAGACATAATGGTACCGAAGAAGGTGAGAAGCCTGGATTTGGCTCCTGGATTGAGTTTGCGCGGGCTCCAGTAGCTGGCGATAGGATGTTGGATGGCGAATTTCTCAATGTTGACAGCAGAATTGAGCGTCTTAACGAGAGAATGTCTTCGTCTAAATTTCACCTGCTATTGTTTGATGGCTATGTGGACTCTGAAGAAGGCTACAAGTGCTTTGAGGCTATCGAAAAGTACATAGGCTGGTCTTACAAAGATTTGATAGAAGTGCACGTGGTGGTGCCTAAATCACCTGGCGAAGGCAAAATGCCTGCCTTTAAATCTGTCATTTACGATAACGAACGCACACTGCACAAGCTCTATGGTGCTAGCTCAGAATGTTTGTATTTGATAAGACCAGATGGCTATATTGCCTTTAGATCACAACCTGCCAACAATGACGAGCTGGCCAAATATCTGCACCAGATGTTTGTGGAAGCTGGTTAA
- a CDS encoding patatin-like phospholipase family protein produces MTTSEATPTDKPMRALVLPGGGGRGAYQVGVIKALREAGITFDLAYGTSIGGINASIYAQGDHARLEELWCHIRSKDIFGLPSAHQIGRLVLGHKLGLLDTSGLEELLRREINLQKLKASSTKVGWCTTDLCSLETRLITIDDIKSTHELIDVLMATSAIPLAFPPRHIHGKGLWIDGGLVRNTPMETAIHLGADEVYMVLLHPDQIDVCPVNMFEVLVRCLDIVLDASARKEVASAELYNRLIDTGSIESRGRKKVKIRIFQPKRGVNINLLDINPELSRKLIRQGYDDAREQLALIAAAEAAENNGEIKPTVDSPTVELKTTVPANN; encoded by the coding sequence ATGACTACTAGCGAAGCTACACCCACGGATAAACCAATGCGCGCCCTGGTATTGCCAGGTGGAGGAGGCAGAGGAGCCTATCAGGTGGGGGTCATCAAAGCCCTGAGAGAGGCTGGTATTACTTTTGACCTGGCTTATGGCACGAGTATTGGCGGCATCAATGCCAGCATCTACGCCCAGGGCGACCATGCCAGATTAGAAGAACTCTGGTGCCATATCCGCAGCAAAGACATTTTTGGCTTACCGTCAGCCCACCAAATTGGGCGCCTGGTCCTGGGACACAAGCTTGGACTATTAGACACATCGGGACTTGAGGAGCTACTGCGCCGCGAGATTAATTTGCAAAAGCTCAAAGCCAGCAGCACCAAGGTAGGCTGGTGTACCACAGACCTCTGCAGCCTGGAGACAAGGCTGATTACTATTGATGACATCAAATCCACCCATGAGCTAATTGATGTATTGATGGCAACTTCTGCCATTCCACTGGCCTTTCCACCCCGTCACATCCATGGCAAAGGTCTCTGGATAGACGGCGGTCTGGTGCGCAACACCCCCATGGAGACCGCCATCCATCTGGGTGCCGACGAAGTCTACATGGTCCTTTTGCATCCAGACCAAATAGATGTTTGCCCGGTCAATATGTTTGAAGTACTGGTAAGGTGTCTGGATATCGTGCTCGATGCTTCAGCCCGCAAAGAAGTTGCCTCGGCAGAACTCTACAACCGCCTCATTGACACTGGCTCAATTGAGTCTAGAGGACGCAAAAAGGTCAAAATCAGAATATTCCAGCCCAAAAGAGGGGTCAATATCAATCTACTCGACATCAACCCGGAGCTATCTCGCAAACTAATCAGACAGGGTTATGACGACGCCAGAGAGCAGCTAGCACTGATTGCCGCAGCCGAAGCAGCAGAAAACAATGGCGAGATCAAACCAACAGTTGATTCTCCAACGGTAGAGCTAAAAACTACAGTACCGGCCAATAACTAA
- a CDS encoding flavin reductase family protein, protein MTTSVELKEKVGPAIGRIATGVYIVTVGGASDRDGMLTTWLCQSGFEPPSVVLSVNKSRDMLKRLTVGTKFAVNVLSKTNMDIFKAFAKPHNDGKFDGLDLVDGAECPVFANCVSYMIAEVKATLDGGDHMVVHGQIVDGAALNVQDEPMTHLRKDGFQY, encoded by the coding sequence ATGACAACCTCAGTTGAATTGAAAGAAAAAGTCGGACCAGCAATCGGTCGTATTGCTACTGGTGTCTATATCGTCACCGTTGGCGGTGCCTCAGATAGAGATGGTATGTTGACCACCTGGCTTTGCCAGTCTGGGTTTGAGCCACCATCGGTAGTGCTGTCAGTCAATAAAAGCCGCGATATGCTTAAGCGTCTTACTGTCGGCACCAAATTTGCTGTAAACGTGTTGTCCAAGACAAATATGGACATTTTTAAGGCTTTTGCTAAGCCCCACAACGACGGCAAGTTTGACGGACTGGACTTAGTCGACGGTGCTGAGTGTCCTGTGTTTGCTAACTGTGTCTCTTATATGATTGCAGAAGTAAAAGCCACTCTTGACGGTGGCGATCATATGGTTGTGCACGGACAAATTGTGGATGGTGCTGCGCTCAACGTGCAAGATGAGCCCATGACCCACTTGCGGAAAGACGGATTTCAATATTAG
- a CDS encoding YvcK family protein — translation MKNRWKKYMLPGLKRYILIIVICIVSIVFGVLWLLNKHPVKQIQNFVGEVIADTAGMASRKVNGILAISLGSLGLLVCIVRITQLVLHAYLPDDREAIPDVLYRRRYLDRGPHVVVVGGGTGLSNLLKGLKRYTNNITAIVTVGDDGGSSGRLRQELGVLPPGDIRNCITALADDDKLITELFRYRFSSGEGLEGHSFGNLFITALCAVTGGDIIQATRTASRILNSCGQVLPSTLASLTLAARFDDGTVVTGESNITKTGKRIIQMKCDPESPEAVPEAVQAIAEAELIVLGPGSLYTSIIPNLLVNGIVEAIRSSSARKIYVCNVTTQPGETTDYSVGDHVEALVAHSGAIKSPQGKLLNGVLVNDFKTLEANTVRYDPDKLKEFGISVLRRPLTSETAMTHHDPQRLARALMLWFFRTNKSRNGNGPGGKKTIALAPSANSDAVPLKIEKVRNEVVSASKTVL, via the coding sequence ATGAAAAACCGCTGGAAAAAATACATGCTTCCCGGTCTCAAGCGCTATATCTTGATCATTGTAATTTGCATTGTATCCATTGTATTTGGCGTTCTCTGGCTACTCAACAAGCACCCTGTCAAACAAATTCAAAATTTTGTCGGCGAGGTGATTGCTGATACTGCTGGTATGGCTTCGCGCAAAGTCAACGGCATCCTCGCTATATCGCTTGGTTCTCTTGGTTTGCTGGTGTGCATTGTGCGCATTACTCAGCTTGTTTTGCATGCTTATTTGCCAGACGATAGAGAAGCTATCCCTGATGTCCTATACAGACGGCGCTACCTCGATAGAGGACCGCACGTAGTTGTTGTCGGTGGTGGTACTGGTCTGTCCAATTTGCTCAAGGGGCTGAAGCGCTACACCAATAACATCACAGCCATAGTCACTGTTGGTGATGATGGTGGTAGCTCAGGACGCTTGAGACAAGAGCTTGGTGTTTTGCCACCTGGTGATATTCGCAACTGTATTACAGCGCTGGCTGATGACGACAAACTCATAACAGAGCTCTTTAGATACAGATTTAGCTCTGGCGAAGGGCTCGAAGGCCATAGCTTTGGTAATTTGTTTATCACGGCTCTATGTGCAGTCACCGGCGGCGATATTATCCAGGCGACCCGTACTGCCAGTCGCATCCTCAATAGTTGTGGACAGGTTTTGCCATCCACACTGGCTAGTTTGACTCTGGCTGCTAGATTTGACGATGGTACTGTCGTTACCGGTGAGTCCAATATCACCAAGACCGGTAAGCGTATCATCCAGATGAAGTGCGATCCCGAGTCACCAGAGGCGGTGCCAGAAGCGGTACAGGCTATCGCAGAAGCCGAGCTTATCGTGCTTGGACCGGGCAGTCTCTACACATCTATCATCCCCAATTTGCTGGTCAATGGCATTGTCGAGGCTATTCGCTCATCCAGTGCACGCAAGATTTATGTCTGCAACGTCACGACTCAGCCCGGCGAGACTACTGATTATTCGGTCGGTGATCATGTGGAGGCTCTCGTTGCTCATTCTGGTGCAATAAAGTCGCCTCAGGGCAAATTGCTTAACGGTGTGCTTGTAAATGATTTCAAAACACTGGAAGCCAATACCGTGCGTTATGACCCTGATAAACTCAAAGAATTTGGCATTTCTGTCTTGCGCAGACCGTTGACAAGCGAGACTGCTATGACCCACCACGATCCGCAGAGACTGGCGCGGGCTTTAATGCTGTGGTTCTTCCGTACCAATAAGTCGCGCAATGGCAATGGTCCGGGTGGCAAGAAAACCATCGCTCTTGCCCCCAGCGCCAACAGCGATGCTGTGCCACTCAAAATCGAAAAAGTCCGCAACGAAGTGGTATCGGCCTCTAAGACCGTCCTATAA
- the def gene encoding peptide deformylase: MALLKLRYYPDPVLKKKAGKITIIDSSVRKLAQDMLDTMYKSDGVGLAAPQVGVSKRIMVIDVAGEDEPAKPIVFINPEILERDGAMVGQEGCLSFPDVFFEVERASRVVVKFQNLQGQSLKLTAENNLLCRAIQHEIDHLDGKLFIDQAVSPLKADLELAKAGLTDDNVEELTQKVESQSLTIKLEKPQPAMK, translated from the coding sequence ATGGCGCTACTCAAACTCAGATATTATCCCGATCCAGTCCTCAAAAAAAAGGCTGGAAAGATCACAATCATAGACTCTTCGGTGCGAAAGCTGGCACAAGACATGCTGGACACCATGTATAAGAGCGATGGAGTGGGTCTTGCTGCGCCGCAGGTGGGTGTATCTAAGCGCATTATGGTGATTGACGTAGCTGGAGAGGATGAGCCGGCCAAGCCTATCGTCTTTATTAATCCTGAGATTTTAGAGCGTGATGGCGCCATGGTTGGACAGGAAGGCTGCTTGAGCTTCCCTGATGTCTTCTTTGAAGTGGAGCGGGCTTCTCGAGTTGTTGTCAAATTTCAAAACTTGCAAGGTCAGTCACTCAAGCTCACCGCCGAAAATAACCTGCTTTGCCGCGCAATCCAACATGAAATAGATCACCTGGATGGCAAATTATTTATCGACCAGGCAGTCTCTCCTCTCAAAGCCGACCTGGAGCTTGCTAAAGCTGGATTGACTGATGACAATGTCGAGGAACTCACCCAAAAGGTAGAGAGCCAATCGCTCACAATCAAATTAGAAAAGCCGCAGCCGGCAATGAAATAA
- a CDS encoding decaprenyl-phosphate phosphoribosyltransferase, protein MSNSQTVKSETAKTSPAVILKLLRPRQWTKNFIAFAPALFAKALLSPAVFVDVSVCVAALCFISGSVYVFNDILDIEADKKHPTKCNRPIASGKISVSAAFTVGCLSLVLSFLLAYLVRPALCLVILAYILLQVAYVTKLKHRVILDVFSIAAGFVLRAVAGAAAASSTSSAIVDMLGLASSPALGGAQAGASGHEILLSPWFLICTSMGALFLALEKRKAEFKFLGADAAGHRQVLGKYTPALILRMEAIIVPTLVTAYCLYSFNSTYGPWMMISVPPVLYGIMRYMVLSERDTTTGSPEEVLLKDRPIQNTVLLWVASCLAVVYGDLSTHLHNLIRFIDGLRFH, encoded by the coding sequence ATGTCAAATTCTCAAACTGTAAAGTCAGAAACTGCAAAAACTTCGCCGGCTGTGATCCTCAAGTTACTGCGTCCCAGGCAGTGGACCAAAAACTTTATTGCCTTTGCCCCAGCCCTGTTTGCCAAGGCCCTGCTCAGTCCTGCAGTATTTGTAGACGTATCAGTATGTGTGGCAGCTCTTTGCTTTATTAGCGGCTCTGTCTATGTCTTTAACGACATATTGGATATCGAGGCTGACAAAAAGCACCCGACAAAGTGCAATAGACCAATCGCCAGTGGCAAAATTTCGGTGTCTGCCGCTTTTACTGTTGGCTGTCTCTCACTAGTTCTAAGCTTTTTGTTGGCTTATCTGGTCAGACCTGCTCTATGTCTTGTAATCCTTGCCTATATACTCTTACAAGTTGCCTATGTGACTAAGCTAAAACACCGGGTCATTCTCGACGTATTTAGTATCGCTGCTGGTTTTGTCTTAAGAGCAGTGGCTGGTGCAGCAGCTGCATCGAGCACCAGCTCAGCCATTGTTGACATGCTTGGATTGGCTAGCTCTCCGGCTCTTGGCGGTGCTCAAGCGGGGGCTAGCGGCCATGAAATTTTACTATCACCTTGGTTTTTAATTTGTACGTCGATGGGTGCTTTGTTTTTGGCCCTCGAAAAACGAAAAGCCGAATTTAAATTTCTTGGTGCTGATGCTGCTGGACACAGACAGGTACTGGGTAAATATACCCCGGCACTAATTTTGCGCATGGAAGCAATTATTGTGCCCACTCTTGTCACCGCTTATTGTCTCTACAGTTTTAATTCGACTTATGGACCATGGATGATGATCTCGGTGCCGCCGGTGTTGTACGGCATCATGCGTTATATGGTGTTATCGGAGCGTGATACCACCACTGGTAGCCCTGAAGAAGTCTTACTTAAAGACCGACCAATTCAAAATACAGTGCTGCTCTGGGTGGCAAGCTGTCTGGCTGTGGTTTACGGTGACCTCAGTACGCACCTGCATAACCTAATCAGATTTATTGACGGTTTGAGGTTTCACTGA
- the cobU gene encoding bifunctional adenosylcobinamide kinase/adenosylcobinamide-phosphate guanylyltransferase: MGQITLITGGARSGKSKLAEQLVREAGLPVTYLATMSMPDDDEELALRINKHRSRRPDSWTTIEEPLMVAQRVLDLPAPVGGRGVCLIDCLSLFVSNLLLSMPSGLSSSEVLNALEDNVLKEIDDLLGAIKSRPDYAFVMVTNEVGLAVVPEVQLARIYRDLLGLANQKVAQVATAVYICFAGLLLKLK, encoded by the coding sequence ATCGGGCAAATCACCCTCATCACCGGTGGTGCCAGGTCTGGCAAATCCAAACTGGCTGAACAATTGGTCAGGGAGGCTGGTCTGCCGGTTACCTATCTGGCTACTATGTCCATGCCAGATGATGACGAAGAGCTCGCATTACGTATAAACAAGCACAGAAGCAGGCGTCCGGATAGCTGGACTACTATCGAAGAGCCATTGATGGTTGCTCAGCGTGTTCTGGATTTGCCTGCTCCAGTGGGCGGACGGGGCGTCTGCTTAATTGATTGTCTCTCGCTCTTTGTGTCCAATCTTTTGCTTTCAATGCCCTCTGGCTTATCTTCATCCGAGGTTTTGAACGCACTGGAGGACAATGTCCTCAAAGAAATAGACGATTTGCTTGGGGCTATTAAATCCAGACCAGACTATGCCTTTGTCATGGTTACTAATGAGGTCGGTCTGGCTGTTGTGCCTGAGGTACAGTTGGCAAGAATATATAGAGATCTGCTTGGTCTGGCTAATCAAAAGGTAGCCCAGGTGGCAACTGCCGTTTATATTTGCTTCGCCGGGCTGCTCCTCAAGCTTAAGTGA